One Gossypium hirsutum isolate 1008001.06 chromosome A08, Gossypium_hirsutum_v2.1, whole genome shotgun sequence genomic window, CATCTACGGATTTTAGGTAGCATAGCTGCAGTCTATTTCTATTTCCCTTTTTTAGCTTTGCATTTTCTCTTTCTCTGAATGACTATCTGTTTGGTAAGTACTTGTTAATATTTGGATTTATCTTACAGGGGTGGTGGTTTTATATCATTGGAGAACCTGTTATTCTTTGCTACAAATTTTCCGGTATGTGCTTTTAGTTATCTTGTGTTGCCTGGCCCATAAtgtctttctttcctttgttttctcCTGTATTTTGCGTGGTTTTTCTCTGTTATTTtgtgaatagaaaaataaaaaagggtacTAAGAATTGAACTATACATGCAATTGATAAGATAAAAGGGGCTATAGGTATAAATGCAAAGATGAaggtgaaaggaaaaaaaaaaggggggtgTGGAATGATCCAGACGAGAGCAATACTGCTGTTTCAACATGTCACTAACCATGGCCATCAGGATTTCAACATGGAAGACCATAGCATTCACATTTTTGTTTCTTAAAATCTAGGTTTGGttaatcttttcatctttcttcgtTCATCCAATGCTAAGGCATTTCTGAACCGTCTCCAAACAGAAATCCTTCAAGGATCTTCTTTGGAAGCTGGAAGGTGATCGATCTGTGTGGGAATATCCATTTGCTGTTGCTGGTGTGAACATCACCTTTATGCTCATTCAGATGCTTGATCTTGAAGCAGGTATGATTCCTTAAAAGTAGAGATGTGAATGCCAGAATTATTTTCTGAAGAATGGATCGGCTGAGTACTCAAATTCTCTACTTTCAGATGACTGATTATATGTTTCTAATGGATAATTATATTCAAACAGCACAATTTTAGTTGATGAATTAAAGTCTTATACTCCTATATGTGTTTAAGATATGATCAATTTAAGGCATTCTCACTTCCTTTTGTGAGCATTCTCATTGAGATTGCTATTTGATGCTTTTCATCACTTAACAGTGTCCTTCAATTCTACAGTCAAACCAAGGACAATGGTAGGAGCAGTTTTCTTAAAGTTCCTCTCAGGTAATGCCAGGTTATTCTGAGATTTTGTTCCTTGTGGTACAAGTATTTCTTTTTCAAGTCATATAGTCTTCAATCCAACTTTACCGTTTATATCAAAGTTAGCTGTTAAAATTGAAAACCATAATCGTGCATTTTTGCCCTTGATAGAAAATGAATCTGCGTTTGACCTTCTCTACTGCATCACATTCAAGTTAATGGACCATCAGTGGCTAGCTATGCGTGCATCCTACATGGACTTCAATGTATGTATTCTTCAACTGGAAGGTTCATTTTTGGATATAAggtcatattaaaaaaaaaaagacctcTATTTCATCACCTTGAATTGCCCTCCCATCATTTATGTTGAATAATTATAGTCTGGTTTTGTCTACAGACAGTGATGAAAGCCACCCGTCGACAACTGGAAAGGGAGCTTCTACTTGAAGATATAACAAGGCTGGAGGATCTGCCATCATACGGTCTTCTTACAAGATAATGTTGCTTGCGGTTGAAAGAATGTAAATCAAGTCATTTTGTGATGACAAGAGATGAGAGATGCATGCTATGAATTGGACACACACGTCGTCTTACTTTTACTATGTACCTTCTAAGCTTAGGCCGGATAAAATGTGTATGTGCTTATTTTCAAACAATTGATATTGGTTTTGGTGGTGTTGGTATTTGATTTTAAGAAATTGAggatttcagatttttttttttttgtctatacaTTACTTAGGAATTAAAGCTGTGAGTATTGAGAACTATTGGATCCTGCTTCTTAAATGTCAATTGTTCAATCAATGATTTGAAATTGGCAGCCCTCATTAGGACGCAGTCCTGGATTGGCTTCCATTCCGCTAGTAAGTGCCGGTCACGTACTTTGATGTTGAGTTGGCAATTGGCAAATGGAAATAATGGAATGCATTAAAGGAAGATGATTGACAAACCAATTGTGATAGACAATCTCTAAACTGGGGCTGAACTTCGTAACGCCTGAATTTCATTTAGGGGAAAAGTTAAATCTTTTTATCTAAACTGTCAAaaacaaaaatcatattttacaaaaactaaaaacataaataaattattaataaacacattagttcaaattaggttttttttttttgctaattctttgcatatatattatataaatttttaatttattgacaAGTTAACTTCTCAAGCACAATAACCgaagtttgaaaatttatgaaattgggATTGGTCTCAGATTGCTAGCTGTGTGATCCGTCATGTATATTGCTGGTATACAACCTCCTACTTGTTCAGCTTATAAATGGGACCGTAATAGGCAAGTAACAGCGGCTGAAGCTTATAAATTTATTGCCTCGAGCAGCTGGAACATTAAATCATAAATTTGGTTATTCTTCTGGCGTATACCTGCACCTCAAAGGGTTACGAATTCTTATGGCTTCTCTTCAAGGAGAAGATCCTTACTAATCAGGAGCGGTGGTCGCTAATGTTGCTTCTTGTTATCAATGTGGAGGGGACGTTGAGTTTGCGATTCTAAGTGTGGAAACAGATTGTCCTGTCCAATTAGCGAAGCTTGTTCTTTCAACTGTCGCTGTAACAGCTTTCAGGTATTTTCTGAGTATGATTGAGCTCTACGTTTGGAAGCAACGAAATGAAGTAATCTTCAAGCAGCAGAACCTTTTATTCAGGAGATCTTGCCTCAATGTACCAGCTGGGCTGTTATtaaagcaagaaaaataaagaacttgAGGAACGGAGATCATGCTATATTCATGTTAATTGGTCTCCGCCACCTCCTGGATGGAGAAAGGGAATGATTATTTGACTTCTGCAGAAAGGTAGGATACTATTCAGTATTCGAAGCGCAGCTTTGGAGCATATTATGGACGTGGTAGTCTGATAATCTTTTAGCTGTTAACGCTTTAAATAGCAGCACTGAAGTCTTGGATATCAGCTACTCGATGCATTAAAGAGTTTTGAGGCGTCCCTGGTAAATCCTATTCTGCCATGTTCTTAGAGAAGCAAATAAAGCTGCGGACTTTTTGTCTATGTGGTCGCCATCAAATGACTTCAGTCTGCAAGTTTTAGATTATCCCTCCTGTTGGTATTGAAGACATATTTTCTGGTGTTATTATTACTAGATAACAAGCGATGTTTTTAGTCTGGTGCTTCACGGCCTAGTCTACTCTATTAATACCCaagtacatacatacatatatgaaatatttgaagGATTAACTAATTAGTTTCCGCAAAGTAAAGATGAAATTCACCTATAAGAACGTATAACATAAGCCATGGTTGTACAAATTGGTCAGGTTTTCATCACCAAAGTTTTCAATCAGAGGTTCAACCGGCTCAATTCATCTTCTACAGAGTTTTCACCACTGGCGAATCCATTTCATGTAAGGATCAATTTAATCATCAAACCAAAGCTAGCTCAAAAAGTTTTAGATTAAAAAGTTAATTCATGATAATAATTCAAGGAATATACCTAAATAGTCAATGGAGAAAAAGCCTTTAATATACCTAAATACCAGAAATTTCCATTTCAGACCTACATTTCCCCCCAAAGTTCCAAAATCACTGTAATCACTCCTACAAACATACCCTTAGcttaaccatttaaattaattaaaagcaaAATGGAAGCTATACCAATAGCAGGAACAGTGAAAACAGCCCTTGTGACACCTCTGCATGGAAGAGGATTATCAATCTTCAAATAGGCTTGATCTTGAAGTGGAGCGAGATAAGAGAGAACACAAAGCACTTCAAGTCCTGCAGTACATAAAAAAGTGAACAAGGTCAGATATAGAGTCTATATTATAGACAAGCAGAAAATAGCACATCCTATAAACTTAGGATGCATAAGAGAACCAACATCCGTGGATCAGTATATGCATGAGCACAAGGAATCAGATAAACCATGGAAGAAGCCAGGGTCGGATTCCAAGCATGAAAAGGCATCTAATTACCACCCTTATATATTATGGATACTAACCGTGCTGGTAACTCGTTTCAAATATACATTGTAAGAGGAACAAAATAAACTTTAGCTTTGCCTTTCAGCATTgtacttttaaataa contains:
- the LOC107896385 gene encoding ELMO domain-containing protein A isoform X4 — its product is MDDRGGSFVAVRRISQGLERGNTCHSTSGSTAWLGRGLSCVCAQSRESDARPSFDLTPSQEECLQRLQNRIDIAYDSSIPEHQEALRALWNAAFPEEELRGLISEQWKEMGWQGKDPSTDFRGGGFISLENLLFFATNFPKSFKDLLWKLEGDRSVWEYPFAVAGVNITFMLIQMLDLEAVKPRTMVGAVFLKFLSENESAFDLLYCITFKLMDHQWLAMRASYMDFNTVMKATRRQLERELLLEDITRLEDLPSYGLLTR
- the LOC107896385 gene encoding ELMO domain-containing protein A isoform X1, which codes for MDDRGGSFVAVRRISQGLERGNTCHSTSAEVVAGSTAWLGRGLSCVCAQSRESDARPSFDLTPSQEECLQRLQNRIDIAYDSSIPEHQEALRALWNAAFPEEELRGLISEQWKEMGWQGKDPSTDFRGGGFISLENLLFFATNFPKSFKDLLWKLEGDRSVWEYPFAVAGVNITFMLIQMLDLEAVSFNSTVKPRTMVGAVFLKFLSENESAFDLLYCITFKLMDHQWLAMRASYMDFNTVMKATRRQLERELLLEDITRLEDLPSYGLLTR
- the LOC107896385 gene encoding ELMO domain-containing protein A isoform X3 is translated as MDDRGGSFVAVRRISQGLERGNTCHSTSAEVVAGSTAWLGRGLSCVCAQSRESDARPSFDLTPSQEECLQRLQNRIDIAYDSSIPEHQEALRALWNAAFPEEELRGLISEQWKEMGWQGKDPSTDFRGGGFISLENLLFFATNFPKSFKDLLWKLEGDRSVWEYPFAVAGVNITFMLIQMLDLEAVKPRTMVGAVFLKFLSENESAFDLLYCITFKLMDHQWLAMRASYMDFNTVMKATRRQLERELLLEDITRLEDLPSYGLLTR
- the LOC107896385 gene encoding ELMO domain-containing protein A isoform X2 yields the protein MDDRGGSFVAVRRISQGLERGNTCHSTSGSTAWLGRGLSCVCAQSRESDARPSFDLTPSQEECLQRLQNRIDIAYDSSIPEHQEALRALWNAAFPEEELRGLISEQWKEMGWQGKDPSTDFRGGGFISLENLLFFATNFPKSFKDLLWKLEGDRSVWEYPFAVAGVNITFMLIQMLDLEAVSFNSTVKPRTMVGAVFLKFLSENESAFDLLYCITFKLMDHQWLAMRASYMDFNTVMKATRRQLERELLLEDITRLEDLPSYGLLTR
- the LOC107896385 gene encoding ELMO domain-containing protein A isoform X6 produces the protein MDDRGGSFVAVRRISQGLERGNTCHSTSAEVVAGSTAWLGRGLSCVCAQSRESDARPSFDLTPSQEECLQRLQNRIDIAYDSSIPEHQEALRALWNAAFPEEELRGLISEQWKEMGWQGKDPSTDFRGGGFISLENLLFFATNFPKSFKDLLWKLEGDRSVWEYPFAVAGVNITFMLIQMLDLEAVKPRTMVGAVFLKFLSENESAFDLLYCITFKLMDHQWLAMRASYMDFNVCILQLEGSFLDIRQ
- the LOC107896385 gene encoding ELMO domain-containing protein A isoform X5 — protein: MDDRGGSFVAVRRISQGLERGNTCHSTSAEVVAGSTAWLGRGLSCVCAQSRESDARPSFDLTPSQEECLQRLQNRIDIAYDSSIPEHQEALRALWNAAFPEEELRGLISEQWKEMGWQGKDPSTDFRGGGFISLENLLFFATNFPKSFKDLLWKLEGDRSVWEYPFAVAGVNITFMLIQMLDLEAVSFNSTVKPRTMVGAVFLKFLSENESAFDLLYCITFKLMDHQWLAMRASYMDFNVCILQLEGSFLDIRQ